The DNA segment TCTCTAATTAAATCGTAATCGTGGAAACAGTAGTAACCGAATCCCATTTTTGTTGTAAATTCGAAAGCTGCGTCTGCTTTGTCTTTGGCTGCCTGCACCGCATCTGATGATTGATCCCAAGCAAAATTTTGTGTTCCTGGTCCAAATGGATCTGAACCTTGCCCACAGAAGGTATGCCAGTATGCGATTGAGAATTTAAAATGATCACGCATTGTTTTACCAGCCACGATTTGGTCTGGATTGTAATATTTGAATGCCAATGGATTGTCTGATTCCTTGCCTTCAAATTTGATTTCGCCAATACCTTTAAAGTATTCTTTATTTCCTAAAGTTGCCATTTTTTATTTATTTATTGATTATTAATTCTAGTTCATTTTTCCAAAGTTGGTATGCTTCTAAATACGGTTGTTTGTCTTTAAAAGGCATGTAAGTCATCACGTGATCATTGTCGGTGATGTGTTTTCCGAAAGTTTCAAAATCGCCTTCGTGAAGCACTGATGCTCTTGCTGCACCAATGGCTCCTGTTGTATTGTAAATTTCTATTTCGTGTCCGATAAGTGTTGCCACGGTATTCGAAAAAATCTCCGAACGGAATAAATTATCGTTTCCGGCACGCATTACGTTCACTTCGATTCCGTCGGATTTCATGATTTCCATTCCATATACAAATGAAAAGGCAATTCCTTCCAAGGCTGCACGACAAATATGTGCTTTACCGTGATTGTTCAGATTGATGTTTACCAATCTTGTTCCAATGTCTTTGCTGTTCAGCATTCGTTCGGCTCCGTTTCCAAAAGGAATCATGCAAACTCCATCAGAACCTACCGGAATATCCGAAGCGAGGTTATTCATTTCTTCATAAGAAGAAACCGAAAGATTATTCAGCAACCAACGGTATTGAATTCCGGCGCCATTGATGCACAACAATTTTCCAATTCGTGGATCATTCCCTTTTTTATAGTTAACGTGGGCAAAATTATTGACCCTTGAACTTTCTTTTACGGACAAACTATTGGTCATTGCGTAAACCACGCCCGATGTTCCGCCTGTTGCAGCCACCTCGCCTGGATTGAAAACATTTAACGAAAGCGCGTTATTGGGTTGGTCGCCCGCTCTGTAAAATATGGGAGTTCCTTCGGCCAAACCGCTTTCTTCTGCTCCTTTTTTGTCCACTTTAGACTGGATGCAAAAAGTATCTACTATGTCTGGGACAAGTTCAGTCGAAATACCATAATGCTCAAACAAGAAGTTGGCGAAAGTATCATTTTTAAAATCCCACATAATTCCTTCAGACAATCCCGAGATGGTAGTATTGATTACATTCGATAATTTATAGGCAATATAATCTCCCGGCAACATAAATTTATGAATCTGGCTGTAAATTTCCGGCTCGTTTTCTTTGACCCATTTCAACTTTGAAGCGGTGAAATTCCCGGGAGAATTCAACAAGTGTTCATTGCACTTTTTTTCGCCGATTGCCGCAAATGCCTCGTTTCCTATTTCAACAGCTCGGCTGTCGCACCAAATTATGGATTTTCTTAAGGGTTGCCCCTCTTTATCAACCAAAACCAATCCGTGCATTTGGTATGAAATCCCAATACCTTTTATTTGCGTTCTTGAAATGTTGTGTTTTTTCTTCAATTTGGCTACTGCATTGCAAGCGTGTAACCACCAATCTTCTGGTTTTTGTTCTGCCCAGCCATTTTTCAAGGCTAGCATGCTCATTTCGGTTTCTGGCTCTTGTGCTACGCCAATGCTTTTTCCGGTAGCGCTTTCTACGATAGCCACTTTCACTGATGAGCTACCTATGTCAAATCCAATGTAATACATAATTTATAATGATTCTCTTAATATTAATTTTGTCGATACATAATACTGCATCGGTTCGTCTTTGGTAATAAATTCGGCTCCTTTGGTTCCCAATTCCTTGAAATCTGTCGTAACCACCGAAATCCCTTTGTAAATGAATTTTTTCATTGGAGTTTCGTTGTAGGACAAGAAACCAACATCCACTCCGGGTTCAAAATTCTTTTCACGACATTGCTCCAAGAACACGCCTAGCATCCTGTCGCTAACTCCTATATAGGCCTTGTTTTTTTCAATATCGAATTCCTTTGGATTGGTAATAATGTTGTAATCAAACCCAAATTCCTTGCAAAATTTTTTGAAATAAGTAACCGTCTCCAATGGATGATTGGTAAAACTGGGATACAAAAAATCAATTGCTTTGTATTTTTTAAACAAATCAACGGCTTCCGTCAACGATTCGTAAAAAGCTTTTCCAAAATCTTGGAAAACATAATTGTTCTTTGGTTTTGAATGAATGTTCCAGTCAATCAACAATAGTTTTTCATTGGAAATATTGGTCAAAACCGAAGCCACTTCTTTATGGTCAAAATTCATCACCACATATTTATAATACTTGCCAACACTGTTATTGATGATGGTCTTGAAATTATCTATGTTGTAATGGTGAAATTGGACATCGGTAATAATATTGTCGGGCAAATTATTTACGAACGAATGATACAAAACTTCT comes from the Flavobacterium limnophilum genome and includes:
- a CDS encoding xylulokinase, producing the protein MYYIGFDIGSSSVKVAIVESATGKSIGVAQEPETEMSMLALKNGWAEQKPEDWWLHACNAVAKLKKKHNISRTQIKGIGISYQMHGLVLVDKEGQPLRKSIIWCDSRAVEIGNEAFAAIGEKKCNEHLLNSPGNFTASKLKWVKENEPEIYSQIHKFMLPGDYIAYKLSNVINTTISGLSEGIMWDFKNDTFANFLFEHYGISTELVPDIVDTFCIQSKVDKKGAEESGLAEGTPIFYRAGDQPNNALSLNVFNPGEVAATGGTSGVVYAMTNSLSVKESSRVNNFAHVNYKKGNDPRIGKLLCINGAGIQYRWLLNNLSVSSYEEMNNLASDIPVGSDGVCMIPFGNGAERMLNSKDIGTRLVNINLNNHGKAHICRAALEGIAFSFVYGMEIMKSDGIEVNVMRAGNDNLFRSEIFSNTVATLIGHEIEIYNTTGAIGAARASVLHEGDFETFGKHITDNDHVMTYMPFKDKQPYLEAYQLWKNELELIINK
- a CDS encoding GntR family transcriptional regulator, with protein sequence MNEKNFAFSINHESDIPKYQQLVNSINNAIAENLLNKGDLLPSVNSICKENKLSRDTVFKAYLILKDQKVIESVPNKGYYVAGETRKVLLVLDTFKAYKEVLYHSFVNNLPDNIITDVQFHHYNIDNFKTIINNSVGKYYKYVVMNFDHKEVASVLTNISNEKLLLIDWNIHSKPKNNYVFQDFGKAFYESLTEAVDLFKKYKAIDFLYPSFTNHPLETVTYFKKFCKEFGFDYNIITNPKEFDIEKNKAYIGVSDRMLGVFLEQCREKNFEPGVDVGFLSYNETPMKKFIYKGISVVTTDFKELGTKGAEFITKDEPMQYYVSTKLILRESL